TCTACGCGCCGTACTGGCGTCCTGACGCGCGTGGCGCGCTCGTCGGGATGACCAGGTACGTGAACAAGGCGCACATCGCGCGCGCGGCGCTCGAGTCGACGGCCTTCCAGACCCGCGACGTGATCGAGGCGGTCGTCGCCGACACCGGCCGCGACCTCGACGAGCTGCGCGTCGACGGCGGCATGACCCGCAATGACACCCTCATGCAGTTCCAGGCCGACATCCTCGGCATCCCCGTCGTGCGACCGAAGGTGGTCGAGACCACCGCGCTCGGTGCCGCCTACGCGGCAGGCCTCGCCACCGGCGTGTGGACCGGCCGCGAGACGCTGCGCGCGCACTGGCAGGAGGACGTGCGGTTCGAGCCGCGCATGCCCGAGGATGAGCGCGAACGCCGGTACCGCCTGTGGCAGAAGGCCGTGTCGAAGTCGCTCGACTGGGTGGACGACGACGCCCGCACGCTCATGGGCACGACCGGCCGGTAGCTCTACTTCAGCAGGCGCGACAGCCGGCGGTCCGCGAGGATCTTGCCGCCGGTCTGGCACGTCGGGCAGTACTCGAGCGAGTTGTCGGCGAAGAACACGCTGCGCACTTCGTCGCCGCACACCGGGCATGTCTGGCCGCGTCGGCCGTGGACCTTCATTCCCCGCCGTTTGGCGTCCTTGAGTTCTGCAGGAGGCTTGCCGGATGCCTCGGCCACGGCCTCGGTCAGCGTCTCGGTCATCGCCTGGAACAGCCGGTCGATGTCGGCATCGTCGAGCGTGGACGCGAGGGCGTAGGGCGACATCTTCGCGGCGTGCAGGATCTCGTCGGAGTAGGCGTTGCCGACCCCGGCGATCGTGGCCTGGTCTCGCAGGACGCCCTTGATCTGCGTGCGTCGCCCCGCCAGCAGGCCGGCGAGGGTGTCGCGCGTGAAGGCGGCATCGAGCGGATCCGGACCGAGCCGTGCGATGCCGGGGACATCGGCCGAGTCGCGCACGACGTAGACAGCGAGCGACTTCTTCGTGCCCGCCTCGGTGAGGTCGAATCCCGAGCCGTCCGACAGCGCGACCCGCAGGGCGATCGGCGTCTTGCCCGGCCGGATCAGGGTCGTGGGCAGCTGATCGTAGAACCGGAGCCAGCCGGCCTTCGCCAGGTGGAACACCAGGTGAGCGTCACCCGCCGGCCCGGTCGTCGCGAGGTCGACGAACTTGCCGTGGCGTGCCACCGCATCGATGCGCGCACCCTTCAGCGCGTCGACCGGTGGATCGTACGTCTTGAGCGCGGCGATGTTCGCAACCATGACGCGAGTCACCTCGAGGCCGATGACACGTCCGCGGAGGAACTCGACCAGTCCCTGCACCTCGGGCATCTCGGGCATGCGGCCCATCCTGCCACGCGGTGCGGACGCGAGGTCAGATTTCGAGGACCGGCCAGGGCTGCGGCATCCGGTCGTCGTCCTTCAGCAGCGCGGCGATCCAGCCGTCGTCGCGGTACTTCGCGTTCGCGAGCGCCATGCGCAGCAGACCCTCGTAGCGGAAGCCCAGCGCGCTCGCGACGCGCGCCGAGGCGACGTTCCCCACCACCGCGCGCCACTCGATGCGCGAGAGCGCGGGACCGTCGGCCGAGAAGCCCCAGTCGATCACCGCGTTCGCGGCCTCGCGCAGCCGGCCGCCGCCGCGGGAGTCCGGTGCCATCCAGAAGCCGATCTCGCCGTTGCCGTCGCCGTCCATGCGGTAGAGGCCGATCGTGCCGATGAGCCGGTCGTGCTCCCGGATGCCCCACGTCACGTGACGACCCTCGTCCCAATCCTTCGGGACACGTTCGACGAACTGCTCGGCATGGGTGCGCTCGTAGGGGAAGGGGACCGGGGTGTAGCGCTGGATGCCGGCATCCTGGCACGCCGCGAAGATCGCATCGACGTCCTCTTCGCGCGGGAGTGCGAGTTCGAGCCGGGGCGTGCGGAGGACGACAGGCTGCATCGGGCCAGGCTATCCCGGGCGGCGGGAGGGGAGGAGCTGGCTGCCGCAGCCGCCGCGTACCCAACTCAGGATCGGCCGAAGCAGGCCGGTCGTCGTGCCGGTGATTCACGGGCTGCCCGCAGCAGCGGACGCCGCCTCCTCCTGAGCACGGTACGGCGACTCCTCCCCTGTCCTCGAGGTGCGTGAGCTTTCCACGGCCAGGCACGGTGCCGCGATGCGCCGGGAGCACGATCCGGGACCCTACCCGGATGCGCTTCGACGTGTTCAGCCGTGCCGATCTCTTCCGAGAGGGGCATACTCGCAGGTCGATCCAGTCCGCGGTGCGTCGCGGCCTCTTGATCCATGCTCGCCGGGATCGCTATCTTCCCGCCGACGCTCCCGAGGCCCTGGTGCGTGCGGTTCGCGTCGGTGGTCGCCTCACATGCCTCTCGCTCCTGGCGTTGCTCGGCGTGTTCGTCCTCGAGAACCGCAGACTGCATGTCCATCTCGCCTACACCTCGAGCCGGCTCAGCTCACCGCACCATCGCGGGAGCCCTCTCGGCGGCGCCGCTCGACGCGGGCTCCGGCTCCACTGGATGTCGCTCGTCGACGAGTGTGCCGGCGGTGCTGTCGGTCTCGTGGACGCCCTCATCCACGCCGTTCTCTGCCAACCCCCTCGGGCCGCCGTCGCAACGCTCGACAGCGCGCTGAACCGAGGGCTGATCGACATCGCACAACTCGCGATGGTGTTCGCGGGACTCCCCGCGCGGTACTCGGCGCTCGCGCCACTCGTCGACGGGCGTGCGGAATCCGGGCCCGAAACCCTCGTGCGGCTCATGGCGCGAGCGCTCGGATGCCATGTTGAGCTCCAAGTGACGTTCGAGGGGATCGGTCGTGTGGACCTCGTGCTCGACGGCTGGTTGGTCGTCGAGTGCGACAGCAAGCAGTTTCATGCGAGTTGGGCGGCGCAGGCCAGGGATCGTGAGCGGGATGCTGCGCTCGCAGCTCTCGGCTACTCGACGTTGCGGCTCTCGGCAGCGATGGTCATGTACCGGCCCGAGTCGGTGCTCGCGGCTCTCCGCGGCCTGATCGGCGCGCAGCGGATGTCCTGAGACACCAGTCGTCGCCCAGCCACCCGGGCGCCCCTACCGTACTCAGGATAGAAACCGTGCACGTCCGGGCACGAAGCGGTCCGCTCGCATTTCGGCGCGCTCATCCTGAGTACGGTACGCGGAGGCCGGGCGGAGGACCCGGCGGGCGGAGGACCCGGCGGGGCGGAGGGGCTCAGACCGGGCGGAGGATCAGGCCGGGCGGAGGATCAGGCCGGGCGGGCTCAGACCCGGCGGAGGAGACCGACCTTGTCGTAGACGTCGGCGAGGGTCGCGTCGGCGACGGCATCGGCCTTGGCGGCGTTCGCCGCGAGCACGCGGTCGAGTTCGGCGGGGTCGGCGAGCAGGTCGAGGGCGCGCTGGCGCACGGGACCGAATTCCTCCACCACGACCTCGGCGAGGCCCTTCTTGAAGTCGCCGTACCCCCGGCCGGCGTACTCGTCCTCGATCGCCGGGATCTGGCGACCGGTGAGGGCGGCGTAGATCACGAGCAGGTTCGAGACGCCGGGCTTCGCGTCGCGGTCGTAGCGCACCGTGCCGTCGCTGTCGGTGACCGCGCGCATGATCTTCTTCGCGCTCGCCGCCGGGTCGTCGAGGAGCCACAGCACGCCCGCATCGGACTCGGCCGACTTCGACATCTTCGCCCCCGGGTTCTGGAGGTCGTAGATGCGCGCCGTCTCCTTCTGGATCACGGGCATCGGCACCGTGAACGTCGTGCCGTAGCGGCTGTTGAAGCGCTCGGCGAGGTCGCGCGTCAGCTCGACGTGCTGCTTCTGGTCATCGCCGACGGGCACGATGTCGGTCTGATAGAGCAGGATGTCGGCAGCCATCAGCACCGGGTAGGTGAACAGTCCGACCGACGCCGCGTCGGCGCCGTAGCGCTGCGACTTGTCCTTGAACTGCGTCATCCGTCCGGCCTCGCCGAAGCCGGTGATCGTCGAGAGGATCCACGCCAGCTCGGCGTGCGCGCGCACGTGCGACTGCACGTACAGCGTGGATTTGGAGGGCTCGATCCCCGCAGCGATGTACTGCGCGGCGGTGCGGCGGGTCTTCTCGCGCAGCTCGGCCGGATCGTTCGGCTGCGTCAGCGCGTGCAGGTCGACGACCGAGAAGAACGCGTCGTACGACTCCTGCAGGTCGCGCCACTGCAGGAGCGCCCCGATGTAGTTGCCGATCTGCAGGGAGTCGGCGGAAGGCTGCATTCCGGAGTACAGGCGCGGTTTGCTCACCCGACAATCCTAGGGTCGCGCCGCACCCACCCGAACCGCGCACCTACCGGGGAGAGGGAACGAGCGGATGCCGCGCCCGGCGACGCAGGTTCAGTCGCCGATCGCGTAGTCGGCCACGACGGGGGAGTGGTCGCTCCACCGGGTGTCCCACGACGGCGCACGCACCACCCGGTAGTTCGACACGCGCTCCGCGAGGGCGGGAGTGGCGAGGTGGTAGTCGATGCGCCAGCCGCTGTCGTTGTCGAACGCCCTGCCGCGCATGGACCACCACGTGTACGGGCCGTCGACCTCGCCGTGCGCGGCCCGGCCGACGTCGACCCAGCCGAGGCCCGTTCCCGTCGATCCGTCGACGCCCGCGACCTGCTCGCCGGCGGCGCCGAGGAAGCGATCGAAGTACGCGCGTTCGCGGGGGAGGAACCCGGCCTTCTTGACGTTGCCCTTCCAGTTGCGGATGTCGAGCTCGCGGTGGCCGACATTGAGGTCGCCCATCACGACGGCGAGCGGGGAGGACTGCTCGAGCTGCGGCATCCGCTTCTCCATGGCGTCGAGGAACGCCCATTTGGCATCCTGCCGAGGGGTGTCGGCCTCGCCGGTGTGGACGTAGGCGCTCACGACCGTGAGGCGCTCGCCGTCGATGTCGAGGTCGGCTTCGATCCAGCGGCCCGCGGAGTCGAGCGGTTCGGGTCCGAGCACGCGGCGCACGTCGACGGCGGGCAGGCGCGTGGCGATCGCGACGCCGGCGCGGCCCTTGGCGAGCGCCTCGTCGTTCACGAGCTCCCAGCCCGGGAGTGCGGTCTGCAGCTCCTCGAGCGTCGCGCGCACCTCTTGCAGGGCCATGACGTCGACGTCGGCCTCGTCGAGCCACTCGATCATGCCCTTGCGGGTTGCGGCGCGGATGCCGTTGACGTTGACGGAGGCGATGCGGACTCGGCGTGACACGCTCGCCAGCCTAACCGGGCCCACCGACACCCTCGTTCCCCGCGGCGGCCGTCGTCAGTGCTTCGCTCGGGCGCCTCGGGCGGACTCCGTCGCGGATACCGCGGCCGCGGTCGCGGGGTCTGCCTTGGCCGGATCGACGTGCTTGGGAAGCGTGACGCCCGGCACCGTCTTGGCGCGAGGATCGGGCGGTGCGACCTCCTGCACCTGGCGCAGCTCCACCTCGGCCTCGTGCACGGCCCGGTCGGCGAGAGGCACGCGCCACCATTTCGCCTGCGCACGGGCGTCCTTCGCGGTGCGCAGGCGCACCTTCGCGGCGAGGACGAGGGCGGCATGCTCGGCGGCGAGCCGCTCCGCCTCGGTCTGGGGCAGGAGCACGACGTCGCGATCGCGCGCGGCGACGGCGACCCAGGATGCCGCGGTCAGCAGGACGATGCCCATCATGCGGAACCACAGCAGCATCCCGATGAAGAACGCGAACCCCGCGAGGAGGGGGTTCGACGGCGTGTAGCTCAGCAGCAGCCCCGCGGCCAGCTGAAGGACGGTCAGGCCGGCACCGCCGATCATCGCTCCGGGCCAGATGCGGCGCCAGGGGAGCTTCGTGCCCGTCAGGAAGCGAAACAGGCCGACCAGGGCGGTCGACGTGACGGCGAAGCCGATGAAAAGCGAGCCGAGCTTCACGGAGACGTCGACGAGACCGCTCGCCTGCCCCCGGCCCAGGAGCGAGAAGAGCCACTCCATGGTGAGGCTGCCGACCGTGCTCAGCGCGCCGCCGAGGATCAGGGCGGCGCCGAAGATGATGGCGGCGAGCAGGTCGCGCGCCTTGAGCAGGAAGTAGCTGCGGCGGTCGGGCGGGATCGCGAACAGCTCGCGCACTGCGCGGCGGGTGTAGGTCACCCAGTCGATGGCTGTCCAGATCAGGGCGCCGAGCGCGATGACACCCGTCCACCCCAGGACGCCGGCGTTCGTCGACGCGATCTGCTGCACCTCCTCGGGGGTCGCGAAGTTGCTCTCGTCCGAGATGAGGTTGGGGATGTAGCTGTTGATGAGGTCGATCAGATGATCGACCGCCTCGGTGCTGCCCCCGAGCCACAGCCCCGCGATCGCGAACACGAGGTAGATCGCCGCGAAGCACGCGAAGAGTGCGACGTAGCTCACGCCCGCCGACAGCAGGAACCCGTTCTCGACGAGGAAGTTGCGCCATACCCGCACCGGGAACCACTCCATGGTGGCCTGGGTGAGCCGCGTCGCCCGGCTGATGGGTGCGTCGAAGCGCTGCCGGAGGCTGTGCTCCGTCTGCTCCCACCGCTCACGCAGAGACTCCTCCTCGCGCTGCGCGGCGTCCGCCGCCGCGCGGGCGTCCGGCGGGGGCGTCTGCGTCACGGTGTCAGATTACCGACTGCGGGTGTCGTCCGACGCCGCCACGGCGACCGTCGCTCGCGGCACCGTCCGGAAGCGCGGCACGGCGAGCAGGATCGCGGCCAGCGCGACGGCAGGCAGTAGGAACGCGATGCCGAGGCCCGGTCCCTCAGCGAGCAGGCCGACGACGACGGCGCCGAGGATCGCGCCGGCGTAGTTGAAGAGGTTCACCCGCGCGATGACCTGGTCGCTGTGCTCCGGCGCGAGCTCACCTGCGGCGCCGAAGGTCACCGGGATGAGCACGCCCGCGCTGACGCCGGCGAGCGCGAAGCCGATGATCGCGGCGACCGGGAACGGCAGCAGGGCGATGATCACGCAGCCGACGGCGGAGACGGATGCCGCGATCGCGACGAGTCGCCCGCGGCCGAGCACGGGCACCAGGCGATCGGTGGCCAGTCGTGTGATGAGCACGACGGCCTGGTACACGGCGTAGCCGAGCGGTGCGATCCAGGCGAGCGCCGCGAGATCGTCCTGCAGGTAGACCGTGCTCCACGTGCTCACGGCGGAGTCGGCGACGAAGACCGCGAGGATGACGAGCCCGAAAGCCCAGATGCCCGCGCGGGGCAGCTTGGCGCGCTCTGCCTTCGGCAGGGCCTCGTCGATCGGCACCTCCCGCGCGAAGAACCGGAGACCGCCGAGGGCGACGGCCAGCGCGATGACGGCGGCGCACGTCAGCGCGACACCGGCGCCGACTGCGGACAGCGCGACCCACGACACGAGCAGCGCTCCGGCGATGGCGGCGGCTGTCGCGGCGGCGAAGAAGCCGCCCAGCAGGTGACGTCCGTAGGCCCGCTGCACGGCGACACCCTGCATGGCCGCTGCGGCATCGACGCAGCCGAGGCCGATGCCGAAAACGGCGAACGCGCCGGCGAAGACGGGAAACTCGGTCGGCAGGGCGATCACGGGCAGAGCGACAGCCTGCACGATGAGGCCGAACGCGAGCGCAGTCCTGCTGCCCCATCGCACGGCGACCGCGTTCGCGATCACCGAGCCGAGGGCTGCGGTCAGCGCCACGCCGAGCACGAGGATCGTGACGATGTCGTCGCCGACGCCCTGGCGCTCCTTGAGAGCGGGCAGGGACGTCACGATGACGGCATAGCCGAGACCCTGCGCCGCGTAGGCGGCGGTCACCGCGATGCGGGCCGAGCGGAGGGTAGGAGGAACGGACGGGGCGAGGGGCGCGTCGTTGCGCTGCGACTGTGTCACGCAGGGAAGCTTAGGGCCGGCCGCGCAGAACCGCCTGCTTCACCTCGGCGATCGCCTTGGTGACCTCGATGCCACGGGGGCACGCCTCGGTGCAGTTGAAGGTCGTGCGGCAGCGCCACACGCCCTCCTTGTCGTTGAGGATGTCGAGGCGCACGTCGCCGGCGTCGTCGCGCGAGTCGAAGATGAAGCGGTGCGCGTTCACGATCGCGGCGGGGCCGAAGTACTGCCCGTCGGTCCAGAAGACCGGGCACGACGACGTGCACGCGGCGCACAGGATGCACTTCGTGGTGTCGTCGAAGACCTCGCGGTCGACGATCGACTGGATGCGCTCCTTGCCCGCCTCGGGCTTCGAGTTCGCGATGAGGAACGGCTGCACCTCGCGGTAGGAGGCGAAGAACGGCTCCATGTCGACGACGAGGTCCTTCTCGAGCGGCAGACCCTTGATCGCCTCGACGTAGATCGGCTGCGAGATGTCGAGATCCTTGATCAGCGTCTTGCAGGCCAGGCGGTTGCGGCCGTTGATGCGCATCGCGTCGGAGCCGCAGATGCCGTGCGCGCACGAGCGGCGGAACGTCAGCGACCCGTCGACCTCCCACTTGATCTTGTGGAGCGCGTCGAGGACGCGGTCGGTGGAGTACAGCTCCACGTCGTAGTCGACCCAGCGCGGCTCCTCGTCGACCTCTGGATCGAACCGGCGGATGATGAACGTCACGAGGAACGACTGGATGCCGGTATCGGCCGGGGTCTCCACGTCGGTGGTCGCCTCCGAGGGCGCGTCGACTGCGACGAGGCTCGCCATCAGTACTTCCTCTCCATCGGCGGGTAGTTCAACTCGCCCTTCTCGTTCTTCGTGAAGACGACGGGCTTCCAGCCGAGGCGGATGTGGTCCTCTGAGTGCGAGGAACCCGCGTCGCCCGACAGGTACGCCATCGTGTGCTGCATGAAGTTCTCGTCGTCGCGCTTCGGGAAGTCGTCGCGCATGTGACCGCCGCGGCTCTCCTTGCGGTTGCGGGCCGTGACGACGACGACCTCGGCGATGTCGAGCAGGAAGCCCAGCTCGACGGCCTCGAGCAGGTCGGTGTTGAACCGCTTGCCCTTGTCGTCGACGTGGACGTTCTTGAAGCGCTCGCGCAGTTCCTCGATGACGTCGAGCACCTCGCCGAGGGACTCGTCGGTGCGGAACACCTGGGCCTTGCGGTCCATCTCGTCCTGCAGCCTCTTGCGCAGCACGGCGATCCGCTCGGTGCCCTGGTTGTTGCGCAGCCCCTCGATGAGGCCGCGCACCTCGGCGGCGGGGTCTTCGGGGAGCGCCACGAACTCGGCGGTCTTGACGTACTCGACGGCGTTGCGCCCCGCGCGCTTGCCGAAGACGTTGATGTCGAGGAGCGAGTTGGTTCCCAGGCGGTTCGACCCGTGCACCGACACGCACGCGCACTCGCCGGCGGCGTAGAGGCCCGGCACGACGGTGGTGTTGTCGGCGAGCACCTGGGCGTCGTTGTTGGTCGGGATGCCGCCCATCGCGTAGTGCGCGGTGGGCATGACCGGCACCGGCTCGACCACCGGGTCGACGCCCAGATAGGTGCGCGCGAACTCGGTGATGTCGGGGAGCTTCGTCTCGAGCACCTCGGCGCCGAGGTGGGTGCAGTCCAGGAGCACGTAGTCGCGGTGCGGGCCCGCGCCGCGGCCCTCGGCAACCTCCTGGACCATGCAGCGGCTCACGATGTCGCGCGGCGCCAGGTCCTTGATGGTCGGGGCGTAGCGCTCCATGAAGCGCTCGCCCGACACGTTGCGCAGGATCGCGCCCTCACCGCGGGCACCTTCGGTGAGCAGGATGCCGAGCCCGGCCAGGCCGGTCGGGTGGAACTGGAAGAACTCCATGTCCTCCAGCGGCAGGCCCTTGCGCCAGATGATTCCGACGCCGTCGCCGGTGAGGGTGTGGGCGTTGGAGGTCGTCTTGAAGATCTTTCCGAAGCCGCCCGTGGCGAAGATCACGGCCTTCGACTGGAAGACGTGCAGGTCGCCGGTGGCCAGCTCGTACGCGACGACGCCCGCGATCTCGGTCTTGCCGGCGGCATCCTTCACCGTGATCAGATCGAGCACGTAGAACTCGTTGAAGAAGTTGATGCCGAGCTTGACGCAGTTCTGGAACAGCGTCTGCAGGATCATGTGGCCGGTGCGGTCGGCGGCATAGCACGCGCGGCGCACGGGGGTCTTGCCGTGATCGGCGGTGTGCCCGCCGAAGCGGCGCTGGTCGATCTTGCCCTCGGGGGTGCGGTTGAACGGCAGACCCATGTTCTCGAGGTCGATGACCGCGTCGATCGCCTCTTTCGCGAGGATCTCGGCCGCGTCCTGGTCGACGAGGTAGTCGCCGCCCTTGACGGTGTCGAAGGTGTGCCACTCCCACGAGTCCTCTTCGACGTTCGCGAGTGCCGCGGCCATGCCGCCCTGCGCCGCGCCCGTGTGCGAGCGGGTGGGGTAGAGCTTCGAGATGACGGCGGTCCTGGCGCCGGGGCCGGCCTCGATCGCCGCTCGCATGCCGGCGCCGCCGGCGCCCACGATGACGATGTCGAACTGGTGGTAGTGGACGCCGTCCTTGACGTAGGAGTCGGTGGTCTCAGTGCTCACAGAAGTGCTTTCGGTGGTCGGGGATGCCGCTACGAGCAGATCGCGATCATGGAGTCGGTCGCGGTGTCGATGTCGAAGCCGATGCAGGGGTCGAACGTGAACACCACGAGCGTGCCGAGGAGAATGAGGAAGGCGGCCGACAGCCACAGCGCCCACACGAGCACCTTGCGGGTGCCGTCGTGGGTGACGTAGTCGTTGACGACGGTGCGCATGCCGTTCGCGCCGTGGATCAGGGCGAGCCACAGCATGAGGACGTCCCACCACTGCCAGAAGGGCGTGGCGAACTTTCCGGCGACGAATGCGAAGTCGATCTGGTGGATGCCGGTGTTCGTCATGAGGTTGACGAACAGATGCCCGAAGATCAGCACCAGCAGCAGCACGCCCGAGACGCGCATGTAGATCCAGCCCCACTTCTCGAGGTTCGGACCCTTGCGGCGGACGGTGGTGCGGGGAGCGCGGGGCTCGGCGATGGTCGCCATCAGTGGCCCCCCTGCCCGAGCTCGGAGAAGACGTTGATGAGGTGGCGCGGCACGAAGCCGAGCATCGTCACCACCCACAGGCCCAGTACGCCCCACCAGAGCTGGCGCTGCATGCGCGTGGCCCACGAGAACATGTCCACGAGGATGATGCGCAGGCCGTTGTAGGCGTGGTACGCGACCGCCCCGACCAGCGCGACCTCACCGAGGCCCATGATCGGGTTCTTGTAGGTGCCGATGACGGCGTTGTACGCGTCGGGTGAGACGCGGATCAGCGCGGTGTCGAGCACGTGGACCAGCAGGAAGAAGAAGATCGCGATGCCGGTGATGCGGTGCAGCACCCACGACCACATGCCTTCGTTCCCGCGGTACAGGGTGCCGCGGGGGACTCGGGACGTGGTCTCGGATACCGACGGTGTGACGCGTGCTGGTGCAGACACGGCCGTCCTCCCTGGATCGAACATGATGGGGCGGAAACGATGCCCCTGGGGTGACCCGGCACTGTCGGCTCGGGCCATCGGCGTCACGCGGGCGCTCCCTCCATCCTATGGCGGCTTCACGGGAAGCGGCGACGTAGGCGTGCCTTAGTCCCCCTCCATCCGGGGGGACCTTCACGACTGGAAAGAACACGTGATCTTTCCGGATGCCTCGGCCTGCGGCATCCGCCCGCCGTGGCGATCAGGGTCCCCGGATACTCTTGTGAACATGTCAGAGCCGATCGACGACTTCTACGCAGTGATCCCCGCGGGCGGGATCGGGAGCCGCCTGTGGCCGCTCTCACGTGCCGATGCGCCCAAGTTCCTGCACGACCTGACCGGGTCCGGTCAGACCCTGCTGCGCGACACCTGGGACAGGCTCGAACCGCTGGCCGGCCCCGATCGCATCGCGGTGGTCACAGGGCGAGCACATCGCGCGGCGGTCGAGGAGGAGCTGCTCGGTATCCCCGACATGAACGTGTTCCTCGAGTCCGAGCCGCGCGACTCGACGGCCGCGATCGGGCTCGCCGCGGCCGTGCTCTCGCGCCGCGAGCCCGACGTCATCATCGGCTCCTTCGCGGCAGACCATGTGATCCGGGTGTCGCACCTGTTCGACTGGGCGGTCCGCCAGGCGGTCGCCACGGCGCGCGAGGGATACATCTGCACGATCGGCATCTCACCGTCGGAGCCGTCCGTCGGATTCGGGTACATCCGCAAGGGCTCCGAGCTCGTGATCGACGGCGCGCCCGAGGCGGCACTCGTGGACAGTTTCGTCGAGAAACCCGGCTTGGAGACGGCGAAGGAGTACTTCGCGGACCGGTCCTACATGTGGAACGCCGGAATGTTCATCAGTCGTGCGGATGTGCTGCTCGGCGAGATCGCCGAGAACGAGCCGGAGCTGCACGCCGGGCTGATGGAGCTCGCCGAGGCGTGGGACGACCGCGAGCTGCGCGGACCGGTCGTGGACCGGGTGTGGCCCACGCTGAAGAAGATCGCGATCGACTACTCCGTCGCCGAGCCGGCCGCCGCGCGCGGTCGCCTCGCCGTGATCCCGGGGCACTTCGACTGGGATGACGTGGGCGACTTCGCCAGCCTCGCCAAGCTGAACTCCGGCGGCCGAAAGAACGATCTCGCCATCCTCGGCGAGAACGCGAGGGTCCTGTCGGATGCCGCGAGCGGCATCGTCGTGAGTCAGA
This window of the Microbacterium sp. SSM24 genome carries:
- a CDS encoding Fpg/Nei family DNA glycosylase, whose product is MPEMPEVQGLVEFLRGRVIGLEVTRVMVANIAALKTYDPPVDALKGARIDAVARHGKFVDLATTGPAGDAHLVFHLAKAGWLRFYDQLPTTLIRPGKTPIALRVALSDGSGFDLTEAGTKKSLAVYVVRDSADVPGIARLGPDPLDAAFTRDTLAGLLAGRRTQIKGVLRDQATIAGVGNAYSDEILHAAKMSPYALASTLDDADIDRLFQAMTETLTEAVAEASGKPPAELKDAKRRGMKVHGRRGQTCPVCGDEVRSVFFADNSLEYCPTCQTGGKILADRRLSRLLK
- a CDS encoding GNAT family N-acetyltransferase, with amino-acid sequence MQPVVLRTPRLELALPREEDVDAIFAACQDAGIQRYTPVPFPYERTHAEQFVERVPKDWDEGRHVTWGIREHDRLIGTIGLYRMDGDGNGEIGFWMAPDSRGGGRLREAANAVIDWGFSADGPALSRIEWRAVVGNVASARVASALGFRYEGLLRMALANAKYRDDGWIAALLKDDDRMPQPWPVLEI
- a CDS encoding endonuclease domain-containing protein, with the protein product MRFDVFSRADLFREGHTRRSIQSAVRRGLLIHARRDRYLPADAPEALVRAVRVGGRLTCLSLLALLGVFVLENRRLHVHLAYTSSRLSSPHHRGSPLGGAARRGLRLHWMSLVDECAGGAVGLVDALIHAVLCQPPRAAVATLDSALNRGLIDIAQLAMVFAGLPARYSALAPLVDGRAESGPETLVRLMARALGCHVELQVTFEGIGRVDLVLDGWLVVECDSKQFHASWAAQARDRERDAALAALGYSTLRLSAAMVMYRPESVLAALRGLIGAQRMS
- the trpS gene encoding tryptophan--tRNA ligase, producing MSKPRLYSGMQPSADSLQIGNYIGALLQWRDLQESYDAFFSVVDLHALTQPNDPAELREKTRRTAAQYIAAGIEPSKSTLYVQSHVRAHAELAWILSTITGFGEAGRMTQFKDKSQRYGADAASVGLFTYPVLMAADILLYQTDIVPVGDDQKQHVELTRDLAERFNSRYGTTFTVPMPVIQKETARIYDLQNPGAKMSKSAESDAGVLWLLDDPAASAKKIMRAVTDSDGTVRYDRDAKPGVSNLLVIYAALTGRQIPAIEDEYAGRGYGDFKKGLAEVVVEEFGPVRQRALDLLADPAELDRVLAANAAKADAVADATLADVYDKVGLLRRV
- a CDS encoding exodeoxyribonuclease III, with protein sequence MSRRVRIASVNVNGIRAATRKGMIEWLDEADVDVMALQEVRATLEELQTALPGWELVNDEALAKGRAGVAIATRLPAVDVRRVLGPEPLDSAGRWIEADLDIDGERLTVVSAYVHTGEADTPRQDAKWAFLDAMEKRMPQLEQSSPLAVVMGDLNVGHRELDIRNWKGNVKKAGFLPRERAYFDRFLGAAGEQVAGVDGSTGTGLGWVDVGRAAHGEVDGPYTWWSMRGRAFDNDSGWRIDYHLATPALAERVSNYRVVRAPSWDTRWSDHSPVVADYAIGD
- a CDS encoding YihY/virulence factor BrkB family protein, which encodes MTQTPPPDARAAADAAQREEESLRERWEQTEHSLRQRFDAPISRATRLTQATMEWFPVRVWRNFLVENGFLLSAGVSYVALFACFAAIYLVFAIAGLWLGGSTEAVDHLIDLINSYIPNLISDESNFATPEEVQQIASTNAGVLGWTGVIALGALIWTAIDWVTYTRRAVRELFAIPPDRRSYFLLKARDLLAAIIFGAALILGGALSTVGSLTMEWLFSLLGRGQASGLVDVSVKLGSLFIGFAVTSTALVGLFRFLTGTKLPWRRIWPGAMIGGAGLTVLQLAAGLLLSYTPSNPLLAGFAFFIGMLLWFRMMGIVLLTAASWVAVAARDRDVVLLPQTEAERLAAEHAALVLAAKVRLRTAKDARAQAKWWRVPLADRAVHEAEVELRQVQEVAPPDPRAKTVPGVTLPKHVDPAKADPATAAAVSATESARGARAKH
- a CDS encoding MFS transporter, with the translated sequence MTQSQRNDAPLAPSVPPTLRSARIAVTAAYAAQGLGYAVIVTSLPALKERQGVGDDIVTILVLGVALTAALGSVIANAVAVRWGSRTALAFGLIVQAVALPVIALPTEFPVFAGAFAVFGIGLGCVDAAAAMQGVAVQRAYGRHLLGGFFAAATAAAIAGALLVSWVALSAVGAGVALTCAAVIALAVALGGLRFFAREVPIDEALPKAERAKLPRAGIWAFGLVILAVFVADSAVSTWSTVYLQDDLAALAWIAPLGYAVYQAVVLITRLATDRLVPVLGRGRLVAIAASVSAVGCVIIALLPFPVAAIIGFALAGVSAGVLIPVTFGAAGELAPEHSDQVIARVNLFNYAGAILGAVVVGLLAEGPGLGIAFLLPAVALAAILLAVPRFRTVPRATVAVAASDDTRSR
- a CDS encoding succinate dehydrogenase iron-sulfur subunit, whose amino-acid sequence is MASLVAVDAPSEATTDVETPADTGIQSFLVTFIIRRFDPEVDEEPRWVDYDVELYSTDRVLDALHKIKWEVDGSLTFRRSCAHGICGSDAMRINGRNRLACKTLIKDLDISQPIYVEAIKGLPLEKDLVVDMEPFFASYREVQPFLIANSKPEAGKERIQSIVDREVFDDTTKCILCAACTSSCPVFWTDGQYFGPAAIVNAHRFIFDSRDDAGDVRLDILNDKEGVWRCRTTFNCTEACPRGIEVTKAIAEVKQAVLRGRP